The nucleotide window CCTGGCCGATGAGCCGACCGGCAACCTCGACTCCCGAACCAGTATCGAGATCATGGCAATCTTCCAGCGATTGAACCGTGAGGGGGGAATTACCGTAATTCTCGTCACCCACGAGCCGGATGTTGCCGCCTACGCGAAGCGCGTGCTCTCGTTCAAGGATGGGCGGCTGCTGAAGGATGAGCCGGTCCAGCAGTCGAGAATAGCACGGGAGGAGTTGCAGCAGACGTCGGCTGAGAGAGGCATAGGCGG belongs to Candidatus Methylomirabilis sp. and includes:
- a CDS encoding ATP-binding cassette domain-containing protein, with protein sequence LKALHAVGLAGREDHHPSQLSGGQQQRVAIARALVNDPQIILADEPTGNLDSRTSIEIMAIFQRLNREGGITVILVTHEPDVAAYAKRVLSFKDGRLLKDEPVQQSRIAREELQQTSAERGIGGP